The stretch of DNA TTCCACCGCCATGCCCGCGGCCTGATTCTGACGGAACAGGGCGAACTGCTCTATCGCACCGCCCATGATGTGCTGCTGAAGCTCGAGACGGTGAAGATGCAGCTCACGGAAACGACGGAAACGCCCAGCGGCAAGCTGCGGGTGACCACCACCGTCGGCCTCGGACAGGGCTGGCTGACGGACAAGATCCAGGAGTTCATGCAGCTCTATCCGGACGTCCAGATCCAGCTCATTCTCGACAACGAGGAACTGGACGTGAACATGCGTCACGCAGATTGCGCCATCCGCCTGCGCCAACCGCAGCAGTCCGATCTCATTCAGCGCAAGCTCTTCACCGTGCATATGCACGTCTATGCCGCTCCCTCCTATATTAACCGCTACGGCGAGCCTCAGTCGGTCGAGGATCTGGACAATCACCGCATCATCACCTTCGGCGAGCCCGCCCCCAGCTATCTGCTGGACGTAAACTGGCTGGAGATTGCCGGCCGCTCTTCGGACAACAAGCGGATTCCGCATCTGCAGATCAACAGCCAGACCTCGATCAAGCGCGCCTGCCTGCTTGGCATCGGCGTCGCCTGCATGCCGGATTACATCGTCGGACGCGATCCGGGCCTCATCCAGCTAGCGATCAACGCCGACGTGCCCTCGTTCGACACCTATTTCTGCTATCCGGACGAAATCAAGAATGCCGCAAAGCTGAAGGCATTCCGCGATTTTATCGTCAGCAAGGCGAGAAACTGGAACTTCTGATTCCCGTTTTTGTTCACTAAAATGCAGACCATGCAACCAACGCATGACTGGCATGCACAAAAGAGGGTTGCCGTTTGCTCAATTAAACACCATATCGCACTCAGCTGATGCACACGGTGGCTTTTCCTCCCAGTTCCACCGCATTAGCTGTTCCCCTCTGGAGGTTTTTGACCTTCACACCTTAAAGGGCCCCGAACTTTCGGCGGCCCTCTTTTTTTGCCCAGAATCGCTGCATCGCAACATAATTTGTGCAGCGCATGGCAGGCATGCATAATAATGCATTGAAAGCTGCCCAAGAAAGCACCATATCGCACATAGCTGATGCACTTCGGTGGCTTCTCTCCCAGTGCCACCGCATTAGCTGTTCCCCTCTGGAGGTTTTTTGACCTTCACACCTTAAGGGCCCCGAGCTTTCGGTGGCCCTTTTTTTTGCTTAAAATTTAGGCGTTCATCAAAACCGAACAGCTCACGTGCTCGTGATTTGCATATCGAAAAACGACGATCCATATATCGAAAGAATTCGTTTTATAGTTCGGCACGAGACGATGGATAGAGATGAAGTCCTGAAAGCGCTTTCCCATCCGATGCGGGTGGAAATCCTCAATTGGCTGAAAGATCCGAAGGAGCACTTCTCCTCCCAGGAGCACCCTTTGGAAATGGGTGTCTGTGCCAGCCAGTTCGAGCGCTGCGGCCTTTCGCAATCGACCGTATCCGCTCATCTCGCAACATTGAGCCGCGCCGGCCTCGTCACGACCAGGCGCGTCGGCCAATGGGTTTTCTACAAGCGCAACGAAGAAACGATCGCTGCCTTCCTCAAGCAACTAAGCCAGGATCTGTGACAGCCTGATCGGCCTCGTCGCCACCGCACTTGCCTATCTCTCCGCCGGGTCGAGTTGCCCCGCCATGGCGGAGTGATCCTCCCGCCAGAACAGGAAAGGACTTCCATGAACAAGCTTCTCGAACCCGCGCAGATTGGCGACATTGCCGTCAGGAATCGCATCGTCATGGCACCGCTGACCCGCAACCGCTCGCCCGGCGCGATCCCGAACGATCTGAACGTCGAATATTATCGCCAGCGTGCCACAGCCGGTCTCATCATCACCGAGGCAACGGCCATCACACACCAGGGCCAAGGTTACGCCGACGTTCCCGGCCTCTACAAGAAGGAAGCCCTCGATGGCTGGAAGCGCGTGACGGATGCCGTGCATGCAGGCGGCGGCAAAATCGTCGTGCAGATGTGGCATGTCGGTCGCATATCGCACACCACGCTGCAGCCGAACGGCGGCAAACCTGTCTCCTCAACCAATAAAGTCGCGACGGCGAAGACCTATCTGGTCAACGCCGATGGCACCGGCAGCTTCGCGGAGACCTCCGAGCCGCGTGCGCTCGAGACGTCTGAAATTCCCGGCATCATCGAGGATTATCGCAAGGCAGCGCGCGCTGCGATCGACGCAGGCTTCGACGGCGTCGAAATCCACGGCGCAAACGGCTACCTGCTCGACCAATTCCTGCGCGATGGTATCAACGACCGCACCGACCAGTATGGCGGCTCGATCGAAAACCGCGCTCGCTTCACCTTCGAGGTGGTCGATGCCGTGACCCGGGAAATCGGTGCCGGCCGCACGGCGATCCGTATTTCGCCGGTCACACCCTCGGGCGAAAGCTATGATTCGGATCCGCAGGCGCTTTTCACCTATGTCGTCGAAGGCCTCGCCAGATATGACCTCGCCTATGTCCACGTTGTCGAGGGCCAGACGGGCGGCGAGCGCGACTACACGCAAGGGACAAATCCACCCTTCGACTACAAGGATCTGCGCCAGGCTTATGAAAAGGCGGGCGGGCATGCAAACTGGATGGTCAA from Rhizobium sp. 007 encodes:
- a CDS encoding LysR family transcriptional regulator VtlR; protein product: MPLDWDKLRIFHAAAEAGSFTHAADKLHLSQSAISRQVSALEQDVGTKLFHRHARGLILTEQGELLYRTAHDVLLKLETVKMQLTETTETPSGKLRVTTTVGLGQGWLTDKIQEFMQLYPDVQIQLILDNEELDVNMRHADCAIRLRQPQQSDLIQRKLFTVHMHVYAAPSYINRYGEPQSVEDLDNHRIITFGEPAPSYLLDVNWLEIAGRSSDNKRIPHLQINSQTSIKRACLLGIGVACMPDYIVGRDPGLIQLAINADVPSFDTYFCYPDEIKNAAKLKAFRDFIVSKARNWNF
- a CDS encoding metalloregulator ArsR/SmtB family transcription factor, translated to MDRDEVLKALSHPMRVEILNWLKDPKEHFSSQEHPLEMGVCASQFERCGLSQSTVSAHLATLSRAGLVTTRRVGQWVFYKRNEETIAAFLKQLSQDL
- a CDS encoding alkene reductase; translated protein: MNKLLEPAQIGDIAVRNRIVMAPLTRNRSPGAIPNDLNVEYYRQRATAGLIITEATAITHQGQGYADVPGLYKKEALDGWKRVTDAVHAGGGKIVVQMWHVGRISHTTLQPNGGKPVSSTNKVATAKTYLVNADGTGSFAETSEPRALETSEIPGIIEDYRKAARAAIDAGFDGVEIHGANGYLLDQFLRDGINDRTDQYGGSIENRARFTFEVVDAVTREIGAGRTAIRISPVTPSGESYDSDPQALFTYVVEGLARYDLAYVHVVEGQTGGERDYTQGTNPPFDYKDLRQAYEKAGGHANWMVNNGYDRQMAIDAVESGRADLVAFGKPFIANPDLVERLQKNLPLNTPDQATFYGGGAKGYIDYPLLEKVA